The genome window CCTTCTGGATGTAAAACCTTCCCACCCTGCGTTTGAGACGATTAAAGACAACGCCTTTACTCTTTCTGCAGGAGTAGAAGGCCGCTTTTATATGTTCCCCAAGCTCAAGGTGTTTTCCCCCTATCTTTTGGCCCGTATGGGTGGACTCTTCCTGTTCTGGCAGTTTCGCAATCCTCTGGAATCGGGCGGTGAGTCTATTGAATCCGATATTCTGGGAGGCCTAATCCTGGGTAGCGGTGTGGGTATCGATCTCTATCATGGAGAAAATTTCAGAGTAGGTATGAATATTATTCCCGAAGCATCCCTATATGGTGAAGAAACTCAGCAGGGATTTACAAACGATTTTTTTTCCAGCCAGGGATTTGTCCGCATAGGAATGGAAGCGGGAGCCCGATTCTAATCACAGTCCTGCAGTGAATGTATAAGGTAAGATGAATCATTCTTGACAACAATACTATTATTAATACAATATACTATAGGGGGGTATCCTATATGTCAAAAGTCAAAGAGATCCGTAAGGCTCATCATCCATATGAAACCAAACAAGCTATGGTAAGCCGTATGAACAGGATCGAAGGACAGATAAGAGGAATTACACGGATGATCGATGAAGATGTGTACTGTGATGACATCCTCCACCAGTTCATGAGTGTGGAATCGGCCATTGCGGGTGTTAAAAAGACCCTGCTGGAGGCCCATATGAAGGGGTGCATTGTCCATCAGATTCAAGATGGCAGGATTGAAGCGGTAGATGAGCTTCTGGGCACCATCGGAAAAATGCTGAAATAACAGCAAAAGGAATATCCATATGGAAATTGTTCAATTCAATATAAAGGGCATGACCTGCGCTTCCTGCGTGGCACATGTTGAAAAGGGAATCATGAAGACTGGGGGCATCGATAAGACATCGGTAAACCTGGCCACCGAAAAGGCGACTGTCAGCTTTGATCCATCTAAGACAGACGTCCAAAGCCTCATAGAGAGTGTTATAAAAAACATAGAAAATGCGGGCTATGGAGCCTCTATTCCCCAAAAGGAGGAGAGTGGCGCAGAGGAAGAGCAGAAGAAAAAAGAACTGAATCATTTAAAACTTCAGACTCTGATTGCCGCCTTATTGAGTGCTCCCTTGATGCTGGCCATGATAGCCATGCTTTTCAAGATCGAAGCCCTTCACTTTCTGCACAAACCCATCCTCCAGCTGATTTTAGCCTCACCGGTTCAGTTCTGGATCGGATTCCGTTTCTACAAAGGGGCCTGGAAGTCTCTGAAATCAGGAAGTCCCGGCATGGATGTTCTTGTGGCCTTAGGTACATCTTCTGCTTTTTTTTACAGTGTCTACAACGGTTTTTTTGCCCAGGGGGAGGCCGCTCCTGCACTCTACTTTGAGGCTTCGGCCATCATTATTACCCTGGTACTCTTAGGTAAATATCTGGAGGCGGGTGCCAAGGGCAAGACTTCGGAAGCCATCAAAAAATTGATGGGCCTCCAGCCGAAAACGGCCCGTGTGGAAAGGAATTCCAGCATCATAGATGTTCCCATTGCCGATGTACAGACTGGAGATATTGTTGTGATCCGACCGGGGGAGAGATTTCCCGTTGATGGTCCGATCTTAGAAGGAACAACAGCCGCCGATGAGAGCATGATCACCGGAGAAAGC of Oceanispirochaeta crateris contains these proteins:
- a CDS encoding metal-sensitive transcriptional regulator, whose protein sequence is MSKVKEIRKAHHPYETKQAMVSRMNRIEGQIRGITRMIDEDVYCDDILHQFMSVESAIAGVKKTLLEAHMKGCIVHQIQDGRIEAVDELLGTIGKMLK